One genomic segment of Fervidobacterium pennivorans includes these proteins:
- a CDS encoding metallophosphoesterase family protein gives MRILHTSDLHLRTDTFERWEALELIVNKAKDNSVDVLVICGDLFDSKEDAIKSYERLRKIFSEAPFQTLILPGNHDETFYEDGLYLGNNVTIISSENNVFELSDARIIAVPFKKECSSSKETVKVIHEANTHTSHTKPNILLFHGELIAPFYESDDFGERGRYMPIDLNIFKSLNFQYILAGHFHTKLSILKTSDKFFIYSGSPVSITKKERGKRKVDLLEVGKEPEELEIESFYYEELEIRLGIFDEENPVDKFIEKLKSLNIPANCSPIFKVTGHFDGAKYNLSESELNSKLQVLAKNFNPKSEVEFLAKDLGRLSNNPIFEKILKKVGKINDEELDEEGKRQLIEIFINAMM, from the coding sequence ATGAGGATTCTTCACACATCCGATTTACATTTAAGAACAGATACGTTTGAAAGATGGGAAGCGCTTGAACTCATAGTGAATAAAGCAAAGGACAATTCCGTTGATGTTCTGGTAATTTGTGGAGACTTATTTGATAGCAAAGAAGACGCTATAAAAAGCTACGAAAGACTAAGAAAAATATTCTCGGAAGCACCTTTTCAAACTCTTATTCTTCCCGGTAACCATGACGAAACATTTTACGAAGATGGGCTTTATCTCGGAAATAACGTCACTATCATCTCGAGTGAAAATAATGTCTTTGAACTTAGCGATGCGAGAATAATCGCTGTTCCATTCAAAAAGGAATGTTCATCTTCCAAGGAAACAGTTAAGGTAATACACGAAGCTAACACGCACACATCTCATACCAAGCCAAACATCCTTCTCTTCCATGGAGAGTTGATTGCTCCATTTTACGAATCTGACGACTTTGGTGAAAGAGGTCGTTACATGCCTATCGATTTAAATATCTTCAAATCACTTAATTTTCAATATATCCTGGCAGGGCATTTCCACACGAAACTAAGCATTTTGAAAACCTCTGATAAATTCTTCATTTACTCCGGTTCCCCAGTTTCAATTACGAAAAAAGAAAGAGGGAAAAGAAAAGTCGATTTATTGGAAGTAGGCAAAGAACCGGAAGAATTGGAAATCGAATCATTCTATTACGAAGAACTCGAAATCAGACTGGGCATATTCGATGAAGAAAACCCTGTCGACAAATTCATAGAAAAATTAAAAAGCCTAAACATTCCAGCGAACTGCTCACCTATCTTTAAAGTAACCGGACACTTTGATGGCGCAAAATACAACCTTAGTGAATCAGAATTAAACTCCAAACTACAAGTGCTTGCGAAAAACTTTAACCCAAAATCTGAAGTTGAATTCTTGGCAAAGGACCTTGGAAGACTTAGCAATAACCCGATATTCGAGAAAATACTCAAGAAGGTTGGAAAAATAAACGACGAAGAGCTCGACGAAGAAGGCAAAAGGCAACTCATCGAAATATTTATTAACGCTATGATGTGA
- a CDS encoding phospholipase C/P1 nuclease family protein: MKNYKVLIATVMGLLVSSCITLAWSGHDVFTFLVATSIPGFDYQRVVEIRQYTYLEKRAYNEEMYVTEDLILTGKARINIDEDLIRESGIRFLPNRVVQDGKLPVWAIFLVYACFPDNGMDFVEQSEILRSLIGDTQANRHGYLKISFFEYLEGDKSFLHFLKMSKEAFKNGDEYWGYRFLAYALHYLEDLMQPYHVRPGTVPELIRFIFDKKTRIFLRNAHSTYDVYMTFLLHSSKYREEFRQMIRDAKPLILPVSDEQLIYEAIMYSYSAFFDIHAEVKKVFGQILYERKATIQDFKRAEEKGELDRLYELTKKLASTLASLAKGVILKTVPSN; the protein is encoded by the coding sequence ATGAAAAACTATAAAGTATTGATTGCGACTGTAATGGGACTTTTGGTATCCTCTTGCATAACCTTAGCCTGGAGCGGTCACGATGTTTTCACGTTTTTGGTCGCTACATCTATTCCGGGATTTGATTATCAAAGAGTTGTTGAGATAAGACAATACACATATTTGGAGAAACGAGCTTACAACGAGGAAATGTATGTAACAGAAGACCTTATCCTGACGGGTAAGGCAAGGATAAATATCGACGAGGATTTGATTAGAGAAAGTGGAATAAGATTTTTGCCAAACCGAGTTGTTCAAGATGGTAAACTTCCTGTGTGGGCTATATTTCTTGTATATGCTTGCTTTCCAGACAACGGTATGGATTTTGTTGAGCAATCAGAGATTTTGAGAAGCTTAATTGGAGATACACAAGCAAATAGGCATGGATATTTGAAAATATCGTTTTTTGAGTATCTAGAAGGAGATAAATCTTTTTTGCACTTTTTGAAAATGTCAAAAGAAGCTTTTAAAAATGGAGATGAGTATTGGGGATACAGGTTTCTTGCGTATGCTCTCCATTATCTTGAGGATTTGATGCAACCATACCATGTCAGACCTGGAACGGTTCCAGAACTTATTCGATTTATTTTCGATAAAAAAACCAGAATATTTCTTAGGAATGCTCATAGCACGTACGATGTTTATATGACATTTTTGCTACATAGTTCAAAATACAGAGAAGAGTTCCGACAGATGATAAGGGACGCAAAACCTTTGATACTGCCGGTTTCGGATGAGCAACTGATATACGAAGCAATAATGTATTCCTATTCGGCATTTTTTGACATACATGCGGAAGTTAAAAAGGTTTTTGGTCAGATACTCTACGAAAGAAAAGCCACCATACAAGATTTCAAAAGAGCGGAAGAAAAAGGAGAATTAGACAGGTTGTATGAATTAACAAAAAAGCTTGCGAGTACACTCGCAAGCTTGGCTAAGGGGGTTATTTTAAAAACCGTCCCGTCAAACTAA
- a CDS encoding IMP cyclohydrolase has product MNIKRALISVSDKTGVVEFAKELHTRGVEIISTGGTAKLLADAGIPVKQVSEITGFPEILGGRVKTLHPFIFGAILANFDEQSHIADLEEHSIIPIDMVVVNLYPFEEVQKQTRDEDTLIENIDIGGVALLRAAAKNHRNVVVVCDPNDYQKIIKLIDSCGDVPLHDRRMFALKAFYYTMKYDSTIHKVLSELFASEKYEHMTFEKFSTPQTSYEILDDVNEKFVKLSKYTKQATAITLGAIVVASEPDLVIGFNDSFPVSMVNLKASGGRICDLTGSTVVLRSLTNDMVRKLRESTFITIAFEEIEDEEYAKDTLKEKELIRFSYTVDITEVDKIPVAQMVGNMMLKKLVKPWNIFQLLLSFMPKNTLIAEQEDGFFRFETCLADIMENLEKILTISEKTGTKILNIYTNAEIDSLFTKICGERGINIFTF; this is encoded by the coding sequence GTGAATATCAAAAGGGCTTTGATAAGTGTCTCTGATAAGACCGGCGTTGTTGAATTTGCAAAAGAACTCCATACTCGAGGTGTGGAGATAATAAGCACAGGTGGAACGGCGAAACTTTTGGCAGATGCAGGCATCCCTGTGAAGCAAGTCTCAGAAATAACAGGCTTTCCCGAAATACTTGGTGGTCGCGTAAAAACTTTGCACCCTTTCATTTTCGGTGCCATTCTTGCTAACTTCGATGAACAGTCCCATATCGCAGATTTAGAAGAACATTCCATAATTCCTATTGATATGGTTGTCGTTAACCTGTATCCATTTGAAGAGGTCCAGAAACAAACACGTGATGAAGATACTTTGATAGAGAATATCGATATCGGTGGTGTTGCACTGTTGAGAGCAGCCGCAAAAAACCATAGAAACGTTGTTGTTGTGTGTGACCCTAATGATTATCAAAAAATCATAAAATTAATAGATTCGTGTGGTGACGTTCCTCTTCACGACCGAAGAATGTTTGCTCTCAAAGCGTTCTATTACACAATGAAATACGACTCTACAATCCACAAAGTTCTCTCAGAACTATTCGCTTCTGAAAAATATGAACATATGACATTTGAAAAATTCTCCACTCCTCAAACTAGCTATGAAATCCTCGACGACGTGAACGAAAAATTTGTAAAGCTCAGCAAATACACAAAACAAGCCACTGCAATAACACTGGGAGCCATTGTTGTTGCAAGTGAACCAGATTTGGTTATTGGATTTAATGACTCATTTCCGGTCTCCATGGTCAACTTAAAAGCCTCTGGTGGAAGAATATGTGACCTTACCGGATCAACGGTTGTCTTAAGGAGCCTTACAAACGATATGGTGAGAAAACTCAGAGAAAGTACATTCATCACTATCGCGTTTGAAGAAATAGAAGACGAAGAATACGCAAAAGATACACTTAAAGAAAAAGAACTAATTAGATTTTCTTACACAGTCGATATCACCGAAGTTGATAAAATACCAGTTGCACAAATGGTGGGAAACATGATGTTAAAAAAGCTTGTAAAACCGTGGAATATATTCCAACTACTTCTAAGCTTCATGCCAAAAAACACATTAATTGCTGAACAAGAAGACGGATTCTTCAGATTTGAAACATGCTTAGCCGATATTATGGAAAACCTTGAAAAAATTCTAACAATATCCGAAAAGACAGGAACTAAGATACTAAATATCTATACGAACGCGGAGATTGATAGTTTGTTCACAAAAATCTGTGGTGAAAGGGGTATTAACATTTTCACTTTTTGA
- a CDS encoding ATP-binding protein: MRIKKFHISEYGPITFSKPFQLRNFTIFYGKNESGKTLTIEAILKMLVGKKEAKEKYYENIDRVKEFPTGYLILEDGGKSIYVENGEFLKQFNLSHEELKNTIIIRNSDLGIESSQKNKESDVYSIVTEKLVGSRISEIQSIRAKILENSIITESGIFKDQKDAKYKQRYEKARAVIQEIDTLLPALENADYFEIEEKITKIQLEIEQLKKKLKTLEILKQESFCNELLEDIHKLELVVEKLKEYKPYTNEKLQKLIELENKIKNFEEKVDELTERAEQAKESLTKITTELTSIQKNIPKMREQSEFAAKMKEKIFIYESQSLGFEKLKHKKTLWLILSIAMLITGTLSLIFAPGAVLKSTLSSIFYGISIFMLLKTFEAVKLINNLKQAQIEILRDATELFGTPFSDVTEVKAKCLEAESQYKEILKTESQLRTSQIEIENSKNSLLTELESQRNALSQAQKERDELLDLLSVKSPSELRQKLDEKSKLDGQYQAIKSQILTKIKTSGIKFNELPNDLPEPFDTQVTQKLEKLKDIIRNYLTELRINKPKESEETVEPTESVESEETIKSKIDQLQKELEILKNNQRQQQENMKFIFIKAQESQLIEGLFDEIPDVLYKSDLEKLKSELEKLITNMNKQKQIEQTALKILQEIEEEEKKNISDIFKQSNLINLFAEITDGRYVNISYESNQNTGKIKVKDVSGVEFTPEQLSAGTYDQLYFSIRLALAEHLFGKNSGEKAFFILDDPFIKYDKKRLEKQIKKLVDLSEQGWQFLYFTAKDEVVEIGEKIGIDIIKLEEFIEER; this comes from the coding sequence GTGAGAATAAAAAAATTCCACATTAGTGAATACGGACCTATCACGTTTTCAAAACCATTCCAACTGAGAAATTTCACAATATTCTATGGAAAAAACGAAAGCGGTAAGACGTTAACAATAGAAGCTATCCTGAAAATGCTCGTTGGTAAAAAAGAGGCAAAGGAAAAATATTACGAAAACATTGACCGAGTGAAGGAATTTCCCACTGGTTATCTCATCCTGGAAGATGGTGGGAAGTCAATCTATGTAGAGAACGGTGAATTTTTAAAGCAGTTCAATTTATCCCACGAAGAACTCAAGAATACCATCATCATTCGAAATAGCGATTTAGGTATCGAAAGCTCTCAAAAAAACAAAGAATCAGATGTGTACAGCATAGTCACTGAGAAACTGGTAGGCTCAAGGATATCAGAAATTCAATCCATTCGAGCAAAAATTTTGGAAAACAGTATCATCACGGAAAGCGGAATATTTAAAGACCAAAAAGACGCAAAATACAAACAACGTTACGAAAAAGCAAGGGCTGTAATCCAAGAAATAGATACACTATTACCTGCACTTGAAAATGCCGATTATTTCGAAATAGAAGAAAAAATAACAAAAATACAATTAGAAATCGAACAATTAAAGAAAAAACTAAAAACTTTGGAAATCCTGAAACAAGAAAGCTTCTGCAACGAACTTTTGGAAGATATCCATAAACTCGAGTTGGTGGTAGAGAAGCTAAAAGAATACAAACCTTACACGAACGAAAAATTGCAAAAACTAATTGAGCTCGAAAACAAAATCAAAAACTTTGAGGAAAAGGTAGATGAACTAACAGAAAGAGCGGAACAAGCAAAAGAATCTCTCACAAAAATTACAACCGAACTAACGAGTATACAAAAGAACATTCCAAAGATGCGTGAACAATCTGAATTTGCAGCAAAAATGAAGGAAAAAATTTTCATTTACGAATCGCAAAGCTTGGGGTTTGAAAAATTAAAACACAAAAAAACTCTCTGGCTCATTTTAAGTATCGCTATGCTCATCACTGGAACACTTTCTCTCATCTTCGCACCAGGCGCTGTTCTCAAAAGCACGCTTTCTTCCATTTTCTATGGAATTTCTATCTTCATGTTGTTAAAAACTTTCGAAGCAGTTAAATTAATCAATAACCTGAAACAAGCTCAGATAGAAATACTAAGAGATGCAACCGAACTTTTCGGAACACCGTTCAGTGATGTTACTGAAGTTAAAGCCAAATGCCTCGAAGCTGAATCACAGTACAAAGAAATCCTCAAAACAGAAAGCCAACTCAGGACGAGTCAAATTGAGATTGAAAATAGCAAGAATAGTTTGCTCACCGAACTCGAAAGCCAACGAAACGCTCTTTCACAAGCTCAAAAAGAAAGAGACGAGCTATTAGACCTACTATCTGTAAAATCACCCAGTGAATTGAGGCAAAAGCTCGACGAAAAATCAAAACTCGACGGACAGTACCAAGCAATAAAATCCCAAATCCTCACGAAAATAAAGACCTCCGGTATAAAGTTTAACGAACTCCCAAATGACTTACCGGAACCCTTCGATACACAAGTAACTCAAAAGCTAGAAAAATTAAAAGATATAATCCGCAACTACCTGACGGAGCTCCGTATCAACAAACCAAAAGAAAGCGAAGAAACAGTAGAACCCACCGAATCAGTGGAATCAGAGGAAACGATAAAAAGTAAAATTGACCAACTCCAAAAAGAACTGGAAATCCTAAAAAACAATCAAAGACAGCAGCAAGAGAACATGAAGTTTATCTTCATCAAAGCGCAAGAATCACAACTAATAGAAGGTTTATTCGACGAAATACCAGATGTTCTATACAAATCGGACCTTGAAAAACTCAAATCAGAGCTCGAAAAGTTAATCACCAACATGAACAAGCAAAAGCAAATCGAACAAACCGCTCTTAAAATACTCCAAGAAATCGAGGAGGAAGAAAAGAAAAACATATCCGACATCTTCAAGCAAAGCAACTTAATAAATCTCTTCGCAGAAATTACTGACGGGCGCTATGTAAATATATCATACGAAAGTAATCAAAATACCGGGAAAATAAAAGTCAAAGACGTCTCCGGAGTTGAATTTACACCCGAACAACTCTCAGCTGGCACTTACGACCAACTTTACTTTTCCATTAGACTCGCACTCGCAGAACATCTCTTTGGAAAAAACAGCGGAGAAAAAGCATTCTTTATCCTCGATGACCCGTTCATAAAGTACGACAAAAAACGCCTTGAAAAGCAAATCAAAAAACTTGTGGACCTATCAGAACAAGGTTGGCAATTTCTGTATTTCACAGCGAAA